The genomic segment AGACCATTTCACCCCATTGTTATTTGCCTGCCAATATCATATTATTTAGAAGTCAGCGAATAAACCAGCCTAGAAAAGCTCCACAACCAAGAGAGGATAGATATGAAAGTATCACGACCCTGTGTTGCCAGCATGACATGCGCTATTGCCTGCGCCTTACTATTAAGTGGCTGCAATACCAGCAGCAAAGATGATCCCAACACCCTGTACAGCACCAAGATATCTGAGCCAATCAGCCTCAGTGCGGATAATCCCATCTGGGACAAGGCCACTCCACTCAAAATTTCTCTGACAGAAACCCCATATAAACCGACAGGCTATAAGGGCATGCCCCAGACAAACGTTGTTCTCAAATCACTTTATGATGAGAAAGACCTCTATATACACATGCAGTACGATGATCCGACCAAGAGCCTGGACCGATTTCCCTGGATCAAGCAGAAGGATGGTTCCTGGCAGCAGCTGATGAACAAGGATCAAACCGGCCATGAAAACGACTATTACGAGGATAAGGTAGGTTTTTTCTGGAACATCAACACCCGTGGTTTTGACAAGAAGGGATGTACCATCTCCTGCCATCTCACCGTCGATGGAATGAATAACGACATCGCCGATACCTCGGCAGGCAGAAAATATACCCGCTCAGCAGACGAGACCATCGACATGTGGCATTGGAAATCGGTAAGAACAGGCGTCCCCTTCAACCTCTCCCACGATCAGTATGTTGACAGTGTGGCCGATCCCAAAAAGAACAAAAACTGGGGTCGTCATGGTGATGAGAAGACCAGTGGTGGTTACACCAACAACCAGACAAAAGACAAAACAATGCCCGCCTATATGAGCAAGACCCCCGGCGACACCAGAACCTATCTCATCGATAACGAAAAAACCGCCTTTGTCGACCACTTCAAAACAGGCGATATGGTTCCCGGCATTATTGTGGAGAAGATGACCGGCTCGGCGGCAGATATCCAGACAAGCCAGGAGTATAAAAACGGTCAATGGACCCTGGTCTTTAAGCGTAGCCTCACAACCAATCACCCCAAGTCGGCCAGTCAGGATGTCCAGTTTAAGGACCTGAAAACGCCCTACTATTTTGGTATTGCCGTGTTTGATAACAGCCAGATAAACCACGTTTACCATGAGGGAAGCATAAAGCTTCAGTTTAAATAGGAGGTGGCCTGTGACTATCCAACAACTCAATACCCAGGCAAAGATAGCCATTTCGCTGTTTTTGCTCTTTATCATAACGGCGACATGCTCCTCCGTTATCCTCCTGAGCCTTGAGCTCAGCGGCGAAACATCCGGCTTGAAGATACCGACAATCAGTCAAATCAAAAGCAAGTACAGCAGTCCCGAACTGGTTGCCTCCATGCGAGGGGGAATGTATGAGCATGTAACAGCGGATGAAGATATTGATCTGGTGGATCAGTGGATCAGAGATGGTGCCAGCCGTGAGGATGCATCATATAAGGCGGTGGCAAAAATCATAAAGCTTGATTGCGTCAACTGCCACAGTAAAGGGTCCACCATGTCACAGGCAATCCCCTCCCTACCCCTTGAGACCTATGAACAGATCCTGGCCCACACAGAGTCCGGTTACTCCTGGTCGAAGATGTCTAAACAGGCGCATATCCATATGTTTGGCATAGCTATGTTCCTTATCACCTTAACCCTCATCTTCTCCTACACCAGCTACAGCAATAGTATAAAGAACACCCTTATCCTCACCTCCTTCGGTGGGGCCTTTCTGGATATTTTTTCCTGGTGGTTCTCTAAATACTATACGGGTTTGGTCTATCTTATCTTCGGCATGGGTGGACTTATGATCGCCTCCATCCTCCTTATGTCGTTCCTTATTCTGATAAATATCTGGCAGAAGCAGAGAGACTAACTATTTTAAAAGCACATAAAAAAGGCAACCGGTACCACAGGTTGCCTTTTTTTTGTCCCCGCCAGGGGAGACCCTTCAGCTATAGCTACCTACTCCTCAAGTTCGGACACGGGCAGACCCAAGGCCATGGCAACCCCCTCGCCATAGGCCCTATCGGCCTTTTGGCAGTTAGAGGCATGACGCATCTTGATTGCCCGAGGGGCATCGCCTAAGGCCCTTGCCGTGTTCTCAAAGAGCACCTTTTTTTGTTCAGCAGTCATAAGCCTGAATAGATTGCCGGGTTGAGAGTAGTAGTCATCGCTATCCTCTCGATGATTCCAATGGTCAGCCGCCCCTTCAAGAGTGAGGGGTGGTTCTTTAAACTCAGGCTGTTCCCGCCACTCACCATAACTATTAGGTTCATAGCCACGGGTTCCCCCATAATTCCCATCGACTCGCATGGCCCCATCCCGATGAAATGAGTGAAATGGACATCTGGCCCTGTTTACCGGGATGAGATGGTGGTTAACCCCAAGACGATATCGCTGGGCATCACCATAGGAGAAGAGCCTACCCTGCAACATCTTATCGGGAGAAAAGCCGATGCCCGGGACAATATTGGCCGGATTAAAGGCCGCCTGCTCTACTTCGGCAAAATAGTTCTCGGGATTCTTGTTCAGCTCCATAATGCCTACGTCAATGAGTGGATAATCGTCATGCGGCCATACCTTGGTCAGATCAAAGGGATTAAAGGGAAAATTTGCGGCCTCCTTTTCAGGCACCACCTGAATCTGCATCTTCCAACTGGGAAATTCATGATTATCAATGGCCTCCAAGAGATCACGCTGATGGCTCTCCCGATCCCTGCCAACCAGTTTTTCCGCCTCCTCATCACTGAGGGTCTTAATGCCCTGCTGGGTTTTAAAGTGGAATTTGACCCAGAATCGTTCATTGTTCTCATTGAGAAGACTATAGGTATGGCTGCCATATCCATTCATATGTCGATAGGAGAGGGGAATACCCCGATCACTCATTGTTATGGTGACCTGATGAAGTGCCTCCGGCAGCGATGACCAGTAGTCCCAATTATTGGCGGCACTGCGCATATTGGTGCGGGGATCACGCTTGACGGCGTGGTTCAAGTCTGGAAACTTGAGAGGATCTTTCAGGAAGAAGACCGGCGTATTATTACCGACCAGATCCCAGTTGCCCTCTTCGGTATAAAACTTCATGGCAAAGCCCCGAATATCCCGTTCGGCATCGGCTGCCCCCCTCTCTCCTGCCACCGTGGAAAAACGAACAAAGAGATCAGTCGTCTTCCCTATCTCTGCGAATATTTTTGCCTTGGTATAGGCCCTGATATCATCGGTAACGGTAAAGGTTCCGTAGGCACCAGATCCCTTGGCATGCATTCGCCTTTCAGGAATGACCTCCCGGTCAAAATGGGCAAGTTTCTCCATAAACCAGACATCCTGGAGCAGCAGAGGCCCACGAGGTCCTGCTGTCATAACATTTTGATTGTCTACAACAGGCGCACCGTTGTTGCCTGTTAATTTATCTTTCTCATCCTTCATAACAGCTCTCCTTGGCTTAGGGGTACGGTTTTACAAGAGGGGACTCCTTTAGTTCAATGTTCATGCCAGATTCGATCACCCGACATCGACCCACCTTAAGAGTATCAAAAGCCCTACCACAATAAAAGCGTTGGGGGGCAAAGAACTCATCCCCAAAAACAAGGCCTTACTCACAGACATGTTGCACTTGCCATTTGAATTCACCGCCACCAGGCAATAAACTGAACCAAGCGCATCAGCCCCTTTTCCCATGAGCGAGCAGAACAGGCTCAGTCAGGGGAAATGGGCCGCGCAGGAGGGTACCGTTAAAGGAAGAACGATTTACAGAGTCTTAAACCTCAAGGAGCTCAGATATGGCAAGAGAAGGTAATAAAAATCAGGCAGTCTATTTCTTCGGGACCTGCCTTGGCGATATGATGTACGCAGACTCGGCAATGGCAGCCATACACCTCATTGAAAGGGAAGGGTATCAGGTGGTTTTCCCCATGGAGCAAGCCTGTTGCGGACAGCCTGCCTACAACTCAGGTTTTATAGAAGAGGCGCGGGAGGTAGCCTGGAAACAGGTGGAGGTTTTTTCAAAGCATGACTATCCAATCGTTGTGCCCTCGGGATCATGTGCCGGAATGATGAAAATTCATTACCCTCAGTTATTTCAAGACTCAGACAAATTATTCGAAGTTAAGAGATTCAGTGAACGAATCGTAGAGCTTACAACATTTTTACACCAAGCAGCCGGGGCGCAATATATTGACAGAGGAGAACAGATAAAAATAACCTGGCACTCCTCATGCCATGCAATGCGGGAGGCGCAGTGCATTGAAGATTCCAAGGCCCTGCTTGCCCAGCTGGCCAATGTGGAGCTGGTAGAGCTTAAGCGAGAGCATGAATGCTGTGGTTTTGGCGGCACCTTCTCTATTAAGCAGCCATTAATTTCCGGAGCAATGGTTGCTGATAAGGTAGCAGATGTAGTTGCAACGGGAGCCTCTGCTGTTATCAGTGGTGATGCCGGCTGCCTGCTGAACATTACCGGCAAAATGGAAAAAGAAAATATAAAGATACCCGGTATTCATATAGCTGAATTTATTTGGGGGCGAATCAATGGCTAGCACATCAGAATTTGACTTTAACAAAAATATAGCAGAGGCATTGGCAGACACTGAACTACGGGCCAACTTCCGGGCTGCAACGGATACCTTACTTGCCAAACGCAAGACAATATTTTCCTCTCCGGAAGAGACTGAACACCTGCGTGATGTGGGCAGTTTAATGAAAAAAAATGTTATCGGCAAGCTCCCACAGCTGCTTGAGAAATTCGAGAAACAGTGCATTAAAAACGGCATAATAGTGCACTGGGCAGAGACAGCCCTTGAGTCCAACGAACTTATCCTTGGCATCCTCGATGAACATTCGGTAACCAAGGTCATTAAGGGTAAGTCAATGACCACAGAAGAGACTCATCTCAATGCCTATCTTGAAAAGCATGGCAAAGAGATAATAGAAACTGACTTTGGCGAATTCATCCTCCAGCTTAACAATGAGCCACCATCACATATTATTGTTCCTGCGGTACACAAGAACAGAAAACAGATCGCCAGAGTATTGGCCGATAATCTACCCGACATGGAGTACACCGAGGATGTCGGCGTCATGCTCACCAAGGTACGCAGCACCCTGCGCAGCCATTACCAGACTGCTGATGCCGGAATATCCGGAGTCAACTTTGGCATAGCCGAAACAGGCACCCTATGCCTGGTGGAGAATGAGGGCAACGGACGCATGTGTACAACGGTGCCCGACTTACATATTGCCCTGATGGGAGTAGAAAAAATCGTTGAAAATCTGGCGGACATCCCTGCCCTGTACCGCCTGCTCTGCGGTTCCGCCACCGGCCAGCGCATCACCACATATTTCAACATGATATCCGGCCCACGTAAGAAAGACGAACGGGACGGCCCCCGAGAGGTACATCTTGTTCTCTTAGACAACGGTCGTTCCCGGATAATGAATGATCCGCAGTTAAGCGAGTCACTGAAATGTATTCGCTGTGGCACCTGCCTGAACCACTGCCCCGTCTTTACCCGTATTGGCGGGCATGCCTATGGCTCAGCATACCCCGGCCCCATTGGCACAATACTTACGCCACAACTGGAAGGGCTCAATCCCAAAGGTGCTCTGGCTACAGCCTCATCACTCTGCAATGCATGCGCTGAAGTATGCCCGGTGAAGATTCCCATCCCGGAAATTATTCGCAGAATACGCGACGAAAGTTACGGCAATGGTGATCTCTTAAAAATTGGAGGAAATGGCTACAAGAAAAATCTAATTGAGACAGTGACCTGGAAGGCCTGGAAAATTGCCCAGGTTAACCCTGTTATAAATAAGACAATGCTTTGGTTCTTAACTACCTTTGGCAACAAGTTGCCAAAGGTAGGGCCACTCAAGGCATGGACCAGTGTCCGCACTGCACCGAAATTCGGCAAACAGAGCCTTAAGGATCGGGTAAAAAAGGAAGGTATTCGTCATGAGTAGCACTAATAGTCGTGAACAGATCATGGGCCGTCTCTACAATGCGCAGAAGT from the Desulfotalea psychrophila LSv54 genome contains:
- a CDS encoding (Fe-S)-binding protein; translation: MAREGNKNQAVYFFGTCLGDMMYADSAMAAIHLIEREGYQVVFPMEQACCGQPAYNSGFIEEAREVAWKQVEVFSKHDYPIVVPSGSCAGMMKIHYPQLFQDSDKLFEVKRFSERIVELTTFLHQAAGAQYIDRGEQIKITWHSSCHAMREAQCIEDSKALLAQLANVELVELKREHECCGFGGTFSIKQPLISGAMVADKVADVVATGASAVISGDAGCLLNITGKMEKENIKIPGIHIAEFIWGRING
- a CDS encoding catalase; this encodes MKDEKDKLTGNNGAPVVDNQNVMTAGPRGPLLLQDVWFMEKLAHFDREVIPERRMHAKGSGAYGTFTVTDDIRAYTKAKIFAEIGKTTDLFVRFSTVAGERGAADAERDIRGFAMKFYTEEGNWDLVGNNTPVFFLKDPLKFPDLNHAVKRDPRTNMRSAANNWDYWSSLPEALHQVTITMSDRGIPLSYRHMNGYGSHTYSLLNENNERFWVKFHFKTQQGIKTLSDEEAEKLVGRDRESHQRDLLEAIDNHEFPSWKMQIQVVPEKEAANFPFNPFDLTKVWPHDDYPLIDVGIMELNKNPENYFAEVEQAAFNPANIVPGIGFSPDKMLQGRLFSYGDAQRYRLGVNHHLIPVNRARCPFHSFHRDGAMRVDGNYGGTRGYEPNSYGEWREQPEFKEPPLTLEGAADHWNHREDSDDYYSQPGNLFRLMTAEQKKVLFENTARALGDAPRAIKMRHASNCQKADRAYGEGVAMALGLPVSELEE
- a CDS encoding ethylbenzene dehydrogenase-related protein, whose product is MKVSRPCVASMTCAIACALLLSGCNTSSKDDPNTLYSTKISEPISLSADNPIWDKATPLKISLTETPYKPTGYKGMPQTNVVLKSLYDEKDLYIHMQYDDPTKSLDRFPWIKQKDGSWQQLMNKDQTGHENDYYEDKVGFFWNINTRGFDKKGCTISCHLTVDGMNNDIADTSAGRKYTRSADETIDMWHWKSVRTGVPFNLSHDQYVDSVADPKKNKNWGRHGDEKTSGGYTNNQTKDKTMPAYMSKTPGDTRTYLIDNEKTAFVDHFKTGDMVPGIIVEKMTGSAADIQTSQEYKNGQWTLVFKRSLTTNHPKSASQDVQFKDLKTPYYFGIAVFDNSQINHVYHEGSIKLQFK
- a CDS encoding LutB/LldF family L-lactate oxidation iron-sulfur protein; translated protein: MASTSEFDFNKNIAEALADTELRANFRAATDTLLAKRKTIFSSPEETEHLRDVGSLMKKNVIGKLPQLLEKFEKQCIKNGIIVHWAETALESNELILGILDEHSVTKVIKGKSMTTEETHLNAYLEKHGKEIIETDFGEFILQLNNEPPSHIIVPAVHKNRKQIARVLADNLPDMEYTEDVGVMLTKVRSTLRSHYQTADAGISGVNFGIAETGTLCLVENEGNGRMCTTVPDLHIALMGVEKIVENLADIPALYRLLCGSATGQRITTYFNMISGPRKKDERDGPREVHLVLLDNGRSRIMNDPQLSESLKCIRCGTCLNHCPVFTRIGGHAYGSAYPGPIGTILTPQLEGLNPKGALATASSLCNACAEVCPVKIPIPEIIRRIRDESYGNGDLLKIGGNGYKKNLIETVTWKAWKIAQVNPVINKTMLWFLTTFGNKLPKVGPLKAWTSVRTAPKFGKQSLKDRVKKEGIRHE